The stretch of DNA TTTTTCGCCGCCTCCTCGCGATATTTCTCCGCGTAGATATTCTCTGGGTCGTATTTGGCCTGCAGGGCCTTCCACTGCTCTGGACGCTTATCGATAACATAGTTAATCACTTTGATAGCGTCGGTCCGTTGTGATTCGCTGCACTTTTCACAGTTGGTCTGCAGAGCTTCCGGCAGGATCCGTTTCAGTTCCTTGCCATCGGGGGTGCACGGTCCTTCGTCCATCATACACTTGAAGTAGTTGGTGAACAGCCGATCTGATTTCAGGATTTCATCGACATCGATGTTATCAAATTTGCTGGTGTATTTCTCCTGGGCCGAAGCCAGGGCCAGCAGAGCGAATGCAGCCACGATGAAAAGTTTCATTTTCGAGGAATAGtacgaatgatttcaaattCACAAACTGAGGCGACGAACCCGGTTACAAACTTTCCAACTTTACGCACAAAGTTCTTCTAGTGTTTCTCTACCGCGATTGTACAATCAACTATACTCCGACTGTGGATGGGTTAACACTATATATACAAAACTTAGGCACTAACGAATTCCAGCTAAACCGTGATAAACCGACTGAGCTTGCGTTTTCATTGCAACAGAGGTcaagtttttgttgtttttaagtAGGCTTCAGATGCTTGTTATGCTCCTCTGCTCAGCCAGTGTTGAATCAATTACTAATGATTTGATGCATCTGCTCTACTGGATGTCCGAATTGTGTACCACGCTTGTAATCGGACTTGTTTGCCTCGAATGTTTCCCCAGGTAATTTACATTAGAATGACTTTGTTTGGAATGTtacaatgacttgtctaaaaaCGCAAATTGTCTGAAATCATGCGGATGAAAAACGCTTTTCAATGGTACTGTTCCGCAATGATCCTAACGCTGGGTGTTTGGGGTTAAGCCTTATGGCAAGCTCGTAGTTGCATGTTGAACATATTACGCGGTAATTTGAAATTAACTTGTTTTTTGTACATAGTTTGTAAAGTGCCCCGAGAACATCTTCAACATTTGTTGGTTATACAGAGTTATCCAATTTGTGGTTCGAAAAATTCAGCACAAACAAACTAAGTTTGACGCATCAACAATCCACATTTCATAAactatttattttcaattaattgaaaggCAATATAACAATGATTAACGACCGCATATGATTTTTAATAGCCCCAATTCACAACTTGTTACCGTCTGAGATCTTGCTTGAAAACACAACGAAACAAACTTGTTATGTTAGTTTCACTTTCTCCGAAACATTCTGTTTCACACATTTGAAACACGCGCTAACATTAAGGATATTCTTGATTGGACTCGTTTGAAAATTCCTCTGGACTTTTGAGCCGTAAAATATTCCAGTCAGTACTCTACAAATTCTCTAAAATAGGAGCGAGCAATTTATGCAATTTATGAGCAGATTAAAACACATGAATACGATCGTTATGCAGATTAAATTTCTTTGTTACGAATCGAGTTCGACAgaagatttgaagatatttcaaaaataatataattcataaTAAAATTCATGTTATTTCGATTCAATGATGGATTCAACATATGAAATTAAAAAGTattgattgaaaatgaaattttcaattttcatggcgatatttttaaatcaagaGAGATGAAGCTCTTGATTTCAaaagtatttcaatttcaaaaatatatttactgTACTTATTGGAATTTACTTGATAACTTTTTCGGATATACTCAAAaccgaaaacaatattttctacTATGAATACAATCGAAACAAAACATCGCTCTGCTTTGACAGATTGCTATTTAGCAACctgtttgtaaataaattttagtgCATCTGAacataaatatgaaaaacatGTCGAAAATATACAACCTAATGTTTCCAGCGCTTTGTCAGatacaaaacaaacattcaggataaaatgtttaaaaataaaagagCCCATTGTTATTATAACTAACCAGTTTTTCAGAAGAAATAATCATTGTCGCTACCTAAAACaacattttacaataaaaaactACTTATTAACGATGACTTAAAAACATATTGTAAGGATAGGAAGGGGTGATGAGATGTTTGGCCACCTCTGCTATAGCGGATATAGCAtcagatttttcatttataacgaGAGACTGACTATCATATATGAGCATGGATCAATTGGATCAGAATCATggatcagatgttgaaacagAGGAACTTGTATCAGAGGTGGAAGTGtttaacactttgcggaccgctcacgagatttctcgtatctcgtgttccgtctgttacggatggtaCACGCAATAAgtcgtgttttctacacttgatggttgaaTCCTTGGTCTGCATAGAATCTCACAATGCCTACCGATggttcgccttcgtctcatccacaccgaagaaaACGATCTCATCCgtagaatccgaacaaatgaagcgtacaagcttgccccaaaacgtgcggacCTTAATGTGTTAAGACGCAGATGAAAGACCAATTTCCTGACCTGAACTCTTCGATGCCTTTAGGCATCTTGAACATTATTCTCAGATATCTCGATTCATTTTACCCTAACATCGAGACGGCTCTACGAATTTTACTGACACTTCCAGTTACAGTGACATCGTGCGAACGCAGTTTCAGCAAGcttaaattgattgaaaattatctcCCGTCTAAAATAAGCCAAGCTCGACTCAATAGCTTAGTGATTCATTCGAACGAGAAATAATCGCTAAGACATTTATTTTGATGCAATTTTGGATCATTTTACATCAGCCAAAGCACGCAATGCAAAGATTTGGCTAGAGAATAAGCAAAGCTGGTAATGATATTTCTAGCCTTCTAAATACGAATAAACTGCTCAAAGGGAACATTGGTATGAGTGAGTAGTTTTGCTCAAATTTATACAAAATATCACAATCCCCAAACttgtgaaaaaatcgaaaaaagtggtACTTTTTGGGGCCATTTTCATCGTTTGCCagggcgctgtctaccctcactacgccgcTGCGTGCCATCAAACATTGCAGTtgcattttggtattttttccaCTCTTCTTCATTTTAACTTTGATAATACCACAATACATATCGATTGGGCGAAATTCCGTGCATTTCGGAAGGTTCATCTCTTTCTCAATTATgtctttctcatttttactgTAATAGCAGCTCGGCGAATCCGGTCAAATCATGACGGAACTCCGATGAAGCCCAATGAAcggcaatttatttttttcaagcaCTCGTGTATAACTGTCCGTTCATATTGTTAGTTGTGATGAAAATCGTAGTGCCCCGGCTAGATCGTCAGCTTACCGACAAACTTGTCtgcaaaaataaattcatgtttCTTGGTAACATTTGTCCTAACTACATGAAATTTCTGTCCTAGAAGCTGTTTGAAATCCAATTTAACAGATGTTTCATCGTCCATAAGAATGCATCCGTTAAATTTGATCATCACCTGTTCATTCAGTTTTCGGAACCGCATTCTTTCCGTCCTGTTTGGATTCTTAAACGCCCCATACATGGAGAAAATTTCCCGATTGCGTATATTCCGAACTGTACTGGATAAACGATGGGCGGTGCAGTGTAAGGATCTCAGGCGATCTGTCAGAATCGTTTGAGACCCACAGGGGACATCGACAAGATGATGGActtgtctgctcttcaacgtgacgctggaaggtgttatgcgggcTTCACCACCACATGTGGGGCACGACTTTGAACAAGTCCAGTCAGGCTCCGGCGATAACGTGAACATAATCGAAAAAAACCTTTTAGCATACTtaacaacaaaaatgaaacgacaaAATTTAAGACCGGTTTTAAAAAATcatggtaaaaaaataaaaacaacgaaattcataccgtgaaaagcttctagggttagtacttggtcgTGTAACCTTCGTAACCAGTTCAGCATAGATTCCACCAGCTTCTGGCAGGTTGTGACCGGGATGGCGTACCAACAAGCGTTTATCGTTGAGGGCATTAAACACGAAGGTTTTGGATCGTCCCAAGTACTCTGCGATTTCGCGTTGGCTGCTACCTGCCTTGGACATTTTGCGGATGTGTAACTCGAATTCGAGAATTAAAACCTTGCATACTTCTGTAAACTTCATGTAAACAGATAAATACTTACCAGGAtctgaaaaacataaaataccaccgaaaaacaaacaattgtCTTCAAAAATCGTCAGAACAACACTCGAAATAGCCGAAACGGTGAACTGGTCCTAaattttgtcgcgtcattttagttgttaagtatgctttAAACTTATTTTCAATGcatgactattgttttaactacagatgttatgaatttcttcgaacaatgcaaatagattgttataaatggattgaagcactgggttggattatttttctcgaagttttgtcactttctttttttgcttaagcagtggtcttaatgttttgtccgacactgtatgaACCATAGTCCTCTATGGACATGAAGCATGGCTAGTGTTCGAAGAGGACCTGTAAGCACTTAATATGTGCACCGAGTGCTCGGAACAATACAACTTTCATGTCTTTCGCTTGTAAAGGGTACTTTATCATTCAAAGTTTAATGTCTTTAAACTGCTTTCTACACGAAATTTACGGGAAACATACTGGATTCGGTGGAGTTATTGGTCTCACAACCAATTACAACAAGGAGGAATGATAGGGAGAAGTGGATAAATGGGCTATGAGACTGGAGAGGTCTTACGACGTGTTCCATCGTGTCGCTGTCAAGCTGATGGCACTATCAACCGAGAAAAATCCGATCGATCTGAGGGATGAacgaacgaaatttgacattaaATATTATGTATTGTGTGCGTTTTATCTTCACACATTGGCCTAACCATTATTGGTCCTCTCTCTTCAAACATCCACCATCTGCCAAACTGATGAACCTCTTCAGTTGACGATTCGAGGATTGGTGCGTGTTTCTCGATTCTTTTGAATCTGCTGTAAGTTCCCGGAGTGACATCAGCGATACCGATATGATGCACTTTCTCGAGGGTCTCGTTCAAGGAGAAGCAGAACGCATCCTCGACCCGATTACAGTTAGTGAACAGCGCTACAAGAACTCCTGGCGGGCACTTCAAGCGACAACTATTCAAATGTCATCTCAAAACATTGTTCGACAGTGATGCGCAAAGAATGAGCTGGCTGAGGAACTAATTTCGTAGATCGATGGCTTCGAACAAAAGATCTTTATGCTGAAGAGTTTAGGAGTACCAGCCGAAAGATGGAACTATTTTTTGTGGAATCTGCGTTCGTATATAATCCACAGCGTGGATCGGTTGCTCACGGATATTCGGTGCTCTACTGTACAGGGTGCGTGCGGTATTTTTGCACAATGTGATGTATGTcatcaaataattatttaaaaatcGTATATGTACTGAAATTTACTTtattcattttctttcaaacaatAAAGCATTTTTAAAGAattttattcgaaaaaaatagtCTTCATAGTCGCTGACCGTTGTAAGACGCTTCCGGAAACTGCTGCAAGCTCGATTTACCATGTCGCGATTTAGTGACGTCTTTATCTTCAAGATTTTAGACTTTAGCGATACAATTGTTGTGTGAGAGGCTTTATTAGTCTCCCGTTCAACGACGCTCCACACAAAACAATCCAAGGGATTGATATCAGGACTGCTTGGCGGCCAGACTTCCTTCTCCCAGAATTCTGAAATAGTTTCCGCAAGTCATTTCTGCATTCTTTTAGCAACAGCTTAGGAGTATATGTTGTTTTATCTATTTCCCAGGCCGTATTCATGTAGTACACTGCTCTTTTCGACACGTTTACGTGTTGAATTATATCGATTACACTCATTCCAGCGCAAAGAAAATTGACTTCAGAACAATGAATATTCTCTGGTTTCGCCATATTTCTTGACAGCTGTTATTTGTTTACGGATACCTGAAAACATTGCCTATCCATTGCTGCCAAATTTGTTGTAATCGTACTACACAGGGCCGATATACAGCTATTTGAATTTCAGTGAGAAATTACCGCACCCCCACTATATAATGCAATTATGATTCATTGAAaagaattacaaaattacaaaaggaGCACACAACTCAACCTCATGTCTAAAATTATTGGGTTAGTAACAAAATCGAATAATTTGACCTAATCTATGTTAGTAAGGTATTTTAATCATTATTCCCTTTCGCGAAATAGTAGACACGATGCGAATAACTATCGGGATGTAGCCGACCTTTAATCTCCAACATCAACTCCTACCAATCCCTTCAGTCTCCGCCATCTgttgctcttttttttttttttttgtaaaggtCGATCTGAACAATTatatttgtcatgacaatgaaTCTGTTCACTCTGTTCGTTATCTACCAATAATGTTAATTATCAAATGCATGGCTAAAAGTcagaaaaaattcattttttttttaaattgaaaacctTTGTGATAATTTCCATTGCTTATGCGGTGACCCAGCACATTAAGATAGAGGAAATGACATAAAGGCAAGCCTAATTGATACAAACGAACGAAAACAATGAAAACCATTTCCTTTTCGCGTTTCACTTCCGTTCGATTATTTTCTAATAGTAgtgaacaaacaaaatagtttcgCCTGCAATCCTAACTATTTTCGATATCATAATAGCAACAATATCACGCCACCGATTTCTACACGCTATCTTTTATCTCGGGATGCATGACTCAGCCGTTCACCGGTGCGTATCTATCTCCGAGGCTGTCATCATTGATACCGTGCATACATTTTGCGCCAGACGGTGCACGAAAAGGAAGCCACACAATCGAACGCTCCAGATATTGCCGACGTCCAATACACCAATGTCATAATGCTCTCTGATACAGTTCGGTTAGGCGCATCCCATTTGCGTTCGTAGTTGCATCGCACACTTAACCTACACAAACACAACCCCCGGAGCACAACCACCCCCTAACCAAGCGCGTCTCCATCGATCATCGATCGGATGACGATCGCGCGGCGCAAGCACAAACACTATCGACGACGTCACAAAGTCGTCCTCGGCGTCGGCTAGTGTTCGCTCGAGTGTCTACGCTGGGCCGATCCGTTGTTGGCCACAGCCCGAATCGGTGTCAGTATATATAAAGCTAGAAGGTTTTCCACTATCGGACACAGTTCAAGTTCTAAATCGATAAGCTAAAGCTGGTTTTGTTTCCACCTTCGAACCGTAACAACCCATTCGGATCGGTGAGTAAACTGGAACAACCCCTGGCTGGTTGGCTGGCTGCACCTAACGGTACCAACAACCAACGGTTTGATGCGTTGTTAGTATCATCTGTGGGTGCCTAGTGTGCCGGAAGAAGCATACCGGACGACCTCCTGTGTGTTTTCGATCGCGTTGTTCGTTGATGGCGTGTCGGTGAAACCTGATCTATGGGAAAAGTGTTGAATCAGTTGAACTAGGTGCTACTACAATAAGCCATAGCCCTCTGATACAGTCAGCTTGTGTTCTAATTGATTATTTGCATTAGTGCAAAGAGTGCATCCTTCCTTCTAGTGTTTGTTTTGCAACTATAGTGAGAGCTCGGATTTAGCGATTGCGGAGATCGACATTTGAATTAATTGTTACTAGTTTTCATTATAGATGAATAATAGAATTGCATTAACGGTTTTCTATGAAAGTTCTATCCATACGGTTTCTGAGAAGAATCATTATCACTCCAGTGGAATATATTACTTTTGAATGACGTTGCATTTCTTATTTGATGGAACTTAAGTCCtaagtacacccatacctcgctatacggccgctctttatacggcatttcgccataacggccctcttcaattgaGGCACGTTTTcaatttacggcctaaaatgtttcgctataacggcacaTTTTTTTATCGATGTCGATAATAATACAGAATTCATGAAACAtggaagttgtttcatttttgtttatagattattgttggtttttggagtcttttattattttatgtatAAATCAAATGAATAGATAATATGTATTTTGAaggataaaccatgttacatattttccGTATTTAGAACCCACCAATTTgcattagaataattgattccttatacagCTTTccgctttgcggccaagtttcgtggaacgtatccaagccgtaaagcgaggtatgggtgtacagCAGaatctcgattatccgcgatgaTTCGCATTTCTCAATAATTATGTAGGCGGTCCCGAAATTTGTCACTGAGTCAGTAGGTCCTTGCTCTTTCGTTTTGGCCATGGCTTCCACATTATCTTATCACTCGTGTACACAATTTTACATATGAATAGTTTAATGATTACTGTGTTGATAAAATATAGTTTTGatgctaaaatattttttttatgttcgtatctcattttagtcctttattgcaCTATCCGAGATATTCGTCATCCGTGGTGATCTTGTCACTCTATCCCGCGTATGATCAGGGTTCTACTATACATCTAACGGGAATTCAATGTTGATTATCTATGCTGTCTTCAGCATCTTTTGGTGTTGTTTATTGTTCATTTTTCTACGGTTCGTTGAAGTAGTCGGTTCATTGCCAGAAACCGACGACTTCAACGATCCCACTAAGGATCAATTCAACATGGTTTCAATTTTGGGATCGCCAAAGAATTCAAGAAGAAAATTTCCAGCATTCTACTCCTCTTTGGTCCTTTTATCATAAGAGTACTACTCGGTAGAATGAGTTCCTTTCTACAACAACGGTGTGTGTGAACAATGATTCGCACACTTAGAGGTGAGAACGGTGATGATTACCTTAGAGGGAATGTTTGAATCTGCTTTGAAAAATAGATGCTTCCTCACGAGCCTACAATTATCTATCGTTCACCGTGACGTTTTTCAACGGTGATAATTTTTTTCACGGAAAACAGAACACAAGAGTAGTTACATTCTGTCTAAACTGTTCAGAAATCTTTTATATAACAGTGTTATTTGTTATAATTAACGCTGTTACTGGACACTTTTTTGAAGATTGGTTTTAAGAATATCAATTTCTGATAACAAAGGAATGATTCGTGACTTGAGCCAAAGTAAAAGATACGTAGTTTATATTACCATTTTCTCATGGAAAGACTTACATCCGAATAATGTTTAcaaatcattgaatttttctatcAACATTCGtattctgagaaaaaaaaaacgggtttgCAAGCTTCGACTATTTTATTGTGCTCAACGAGGAAGCTGATTTCTAGTTAGATGAATTCGTCAACAAACCTAATTCGTTGCATTCGGTGTGATGACCAAAACAATAACGGTTCATGGACCGGCGGAAACataggttatttttttttaaagaagttGTCCGTCAAGTAACTGTCAGTTGAGCCTGTTATAGATCGATGAACATGAACTTTTTTGTCATGAATACAAGAATTGGCTTTTGTCGATATGTGGTTACAACATGACGCGAAACAATTGATTGGCGAGTTCGATGAGCAATAGCTAACGCCTAGATCATGTGTTTTGACACCCCTGCGTAATCCTGCCCCCCTTTTTGCATGGAAAATTAAATGGAAGACACCAATTTATCAGTTCAAATTAAAATTGCATACACCTAttgccatttttttatatttttaacgtaggactacgcctttcAGTAGTGGTACCAAATCCGAAAACAGTTCGCGGTTTAATGATATAGTGTGAATAAAAtgatcgaatcgaaaattcgcaattttttttatattctatacattacaatcccctaaTCTGTGAATGGTTTCTGTGAAAGCGTTCCCATACGcatttctgttcatttgtgtactAACcaatcttcttggatggcactaacgttccagtggaactttttgtcttctcaacgtagcattaatTGCGTCATTTctattagtagtacttggtgaagatttctatgccaaataacacgccttgaatgtactctaaagtggcatgctctagaatacgcgtgatcacagtgcaagtcgggagaattttctttgacgaaaaatcccccggccagaacgggaatcgtacTAACCTATCCGTACCGTCAATAAGAAGCAACATCGATTGCATGTATCAGCGAGAGACTATTTTTATATACCACAGGGCATCAGTCGCACGTGAATCGCTCGATCGAAAATACGAGAAAACACGCTGCAACATGTGAAAGGTCACTGTGGAGAGAGAAAAAGCTGCAATTTAAGCCTCACCGGATTCATTACAGTTCATTCAAATGTTAATCATTATGGAAATCGAATCGATTCGCTTGCAGTTTGCGTATTCTAATGCTCGCCACTTAGAATGCATTTAACCCTTttttataaggccgtggcatATTGTCACccacaaaaaatattattttcgttGCACTTGGagtattattttaatattttgctaaaccaaaaacttctaaaggtatctggcaatgCTCCAATTTTtttagggctgctaaaaatgtacgatattaattttggAAACCGCGATCCTCAagcgccggcagaaaattctgtttaaattcgttgaaaatgcaacaatttgaaacgtttttcactgtaagcattctatttaggatctactgtgtaaggttatgcagtttcttcaataaaatattgatgaaaaattcatttttttattttttttttcatcgtaaTGCTTTGTTTTAGAAAGAGCGAATTGTTCAGATGCGAAATTGATTCTTGCGAAATATTTCCGCCTAAGTCATTCACATTGAATTACGAAATCATGCGAATCTGTCAAACCATCGTCCTTACAGCGAAAACATGTTGTACGAGATTGGTGAAACAAATTTATATTAGTTACAAATGTGAGATCAAGTATATCTCGAACTCGATACAATTCAATGTTAGAAAATTCATCAGAGTATGGatagaaattcggaaaattatttattatcctGCAGCAAGCTTGAATATTGCTCATAGCGAATTTTGTATATCTTGTTGCACCCAGCTTTTTGATGTGGACAGAGGCTACTGTCAAAGTAACGCGAATTCGTATTTTTTGCAGCCAAAGCTTGGGAAGTTctattttttcgcactgaagGTTTTGAATGGGCTACCCCGCTTGCTAGCGGAAAAAAAATGACCGAATTTCAGAAGTTTGTAAAAGTGAATTGCAATCGCGAAATGACTAATTTAATTTTGCTTCTTGCcaaatgttagttttttttttactctgaACACTTGAATTACAttatttgattagttttcaTTGAAATAACTAAAAAATATGAATTGCATAAATTACtacatttatttcattcgagctcattgaaaaaaaaacatcaggatcaatgcataatacttaaatGAACATATTTCGGCTAAAGTTTTTTCCGTATTTAATTTGTGAGTATCaataattgaaaaacacttCGATCCATTGCAGTTAGATATGACTATTGAAACCGGAAAAGAATTTGAATATTTCGAATAAATATTCCCTGAATTTTCGATACCTTCGTCTCTCAGCTACGTGTAGCAGGAATCTAACGTCACCAGAAAAATTGTAGAACGACAATCTTTCTTGAGTGAAATTCTGGCTCGGTCAAAAAGATAAATAAAAGAAGTCCGAGTCACTGAAGCGTTTGCACCTTTTATAGGAGAAACATTGGACAGCATGGAGAAAGAAAAtgcaagaaatttttttttttcaggcgaAACgcgcttgaaaaataaattcgatttatttCGTATAACCTAGGTTAAAAACTATCAAAGTTATTCAATAATTACACTGTCCAGATTAAGATGGCGCACTCGGGCCAATCCATGGTGAATTTAGGAAAAACTCAGAAAGTGAAATCCATCAAATATATGACCAGATCATAATGTTGACGAATAAAAGCCTTGAGAAACTTTTTCAGCATCAACGTAAATATTTgcatttattgatttatttaagAAAAACGGTTACGGCGAGATCACACCACAGGAATAAATGACTGGCCAAATCGATGAATCGCGTCATCAATATTCTTCCCGGCATGAATTGTATAACTTTAAGGTCCTGGTAATATTTGATAGTATAATCCAACATGTGTCACTTCGTTCCATATGACGGTGAtggttaggcgtcgtgcacaactTACGTAACGCGAGAAGTGAGGGGGAGGTgtgtcgaggttgcgttactttctatgtattagagataggaaattgcgttacgtatagggggag from Toxorhynchites rutilus septentrionalis strain SRP chromosome 3, ASM2978413v1, whole genome shotgun sequence encodes:
- the LOC129775877 gene encoding ejaculatory bulb-specific protein 3-like, producing MKLFIVAAFALLALASAQEKYTSKFDNIDVDEILKSDRLFTNYFKCMMDEGPCTPDGKELKRILPEALQTNCEKCSESQRTDAIKVINYVIDKRPEQWKALQAKYDPENIYAEKYREEAAKNGITV